One Malassezia restricta chromosome III, complete sequence DNA segment encodes these proteins:
- a CDS encoding repressible acid phosphatase — protein MTTMGPLGAYNATVPQMASFAASAHVARNDSRHFHVPFRSQYDRLGENRASEAIEVHWLPKNASHDHASSSDIFRNLGQISPYQPADDLFPETAKHQAIPEQCRLVQAHLLHRHGARYPTHGSDKGPGRFGARLAKANGTFQASGDLAFLGNWTYGLGLEDLVNYGAKGMFDAGSHDYYDYAGLLDHKLLVRTTTQNRMLESARYWALGFFGWDAPNRMHFQVIDEAEHKNNTLSPKYACKNAHEKRFKLGDDLSASWRAVFLPPIAARLQSHVQGFEFSLDDVFDMMSACAYETVALGTSEFCRLFTKAEWENFEYAKDLEVQGSDGFMGPMARALGVGWVTEFLYRLEQKPFAGPFTSQNATLVTNSKHFPVHDKLYVDFSHDRVMTSILTALNMTQIGDKLDPKRPDPNRRYRASRVTPFGARFAFEVIDCGDESPWVRAKINEAIVPLNQHQGCTKPRPDGLCPLTQFVQHVRHAIESIDFDRACNEYDS, from the coding sequence ATGACCACCATGGGTCCCTTGGGCGCATACAATGCCACTGTACCGCAGATGGCTTCTTTTGCAGCATCTGCCCATGTAGCACGAAATGATTCACGTCATTTCCATGTTCCATTCCGATCGCAGTATGACCGGCTTGGAGAGAACAGGGCATCGGAAGCGATTGAAGTGCATTGGCTACCCAAAAACGCTAGCCATGATCACGCATCATCATCTGATATATTTCGTAACTTGGGCCAAATATCACCATATCAGCCAGCTGATGACCTGTTTCCTGAAACAGCAAAGCATCAAGCCATTCCTGAGCAGTGCCGCCTAGTCCAGGCACACCTACTTCATCGCCACGGTGCTCGATATCCCACTCATGGGAGCGATAAGGGCCCTGGTCGATTTGGTGCGCGTTTAGCTAAAGCGAATGGTACTTTTCAGGCGTCTGGCGACTTGGCTTTTCTCGGAAATTGGACTTATGGCTTGGGCTTGGAAGACCTTGTCAACTATGGGGCCAAAGGCATGTTTGACGCAGGATCGCACGACTACTATGACTATGCAGGTCTACTGGATCACAAGCTCTTGGTGCGTACCACAACACAAAATCGCATGCTCGAGTCTGCTCGGTACTGGGCCCTGGGTTTCTTTGGCTGGGATGCGCCAAACCGCATGCATTTTCAAGTGATCGATGAGGCGGAGCACAAGAATAATACACTTTCGCCGAAATATGCGTGCAAGAATGCGCACGAGAAGCGCTTCAAGTTAGGAGATGATCTGAGCGCGTCTTGGCGCGCTGTCTTTTTGCCGCCGATTGCTGCGCGACTTCAGTCACATGTTCAGGGCTTCGAATTTTCGCTCGACGATGTGTTTGACATGatgagcgcgtgcgcgtatGAGACTGTCGCCTTGGGCACCTCTGAATTTTGCCGACTCTTCACCAAGGCGGAGTGGGAGAATTTCGAGTATGCCAAGGACCTCGAAGTCCAAGGCAGTGATGGATTCATGGGACCGATGGCCAgggcgctcggcgtcggATGGGTCACCGAGTTCCTGTATCGCCTGGAACAAAAACCATTTGCTGGACCATTTACCTCACAAAATGCGACGCTAGTAACAAACTCTAAGCATTTCCCTGTCCACGACAAGCTCTATGTCGACTTTTCGCATGATCGTGTGATGACAAGCATTTTGACAGCTCTCAATATGACACAGATCGGCGATAAACTCGACCCTAAGCGCCCAGATCCAAATCGGCGATACCGAGCCAGTCGCGTTACGCCTTTTGGTGCACGATTCGCATTCGAAGTAATTGATTGCGGCGATGAGTCGCCATGGGTCCGCGCTAAGATCAATGAGGCGATTGTGCCTCTAAATCAACACCAGGGCTGTACCAAACCGCGACCAGACGGTCTGTGCCCATTGACACAGTTCGTGCAACACGTGCGACACGCGATCGAATCTATCGACTTTGACCGTGCATGTAACGAGTATGACTCCTAA
- a CDS encoding large subunit ribosomal protein L5e, which yields MAFHKTVKSDSYFSRYQTKYRRRREGRTDYYARKRMISQFKNKYNAPKYRLVVRFSNRFVTCQIVYAKIQGDYVFAHASSRELPRYGIKHGLANWTAAYATGLLVARRALKKLGLDEKYQGQEEPDGELVHTEPLGDDEPRPFKCYLDVGLKRTSTGSRVFGAMKGASDGGIFIPHNARRFPGYDVEAKELDAEVLRNYIYGGHIAEFMESLEEEDDERFKKHFSSYLNDDIGSEDIEEIYEKAYEAIREDPDFKPTEKSKDWAAESKKFRQPKLTYEQRKERVQKKIAAFQDAFNLDDE from the exons ATG GCTTTTCACAAGACTGTGAAGTCGGACTCGTACTTCTCGCGCTACCAGACCAAGTaccgccgtcgtcgtgaGGGCCGCACTGACTACTATGCTCGTAAGCGTATGATCTCGCAGTTCAAGAACAAGTACAACGCTCCCAAGTACCGTCTTGTTGTGCGTTTCTCTAACCGCTTCGTGACCTGCCAGATTGTCTACGCCAAGATTCAGGGCGACTATGTGTTTGCTCATGCCTCGTCGCGCGAGCTCCCTCGCTACGGCATCAAGCACGGTCTTGCTAACTGGACCGCCGCCTACGCCACTGGTTTGCTGGTTGCCCGCCGTGCCCTCAAGAAGCTCGGCCTCGATGAAAAGTACCAGGGTCAGGAGGAGCCCGATGGTGAGCTCGTCCACACTGAGCCTCtgggcgacgacgagcctcGTCCATTCAAGTGCTACCTCGACGTGGGTCTGAAGCGCACTTCGACTGGTTCGCGCGTCTTTGGTGCCATGAAGGGTGCCTCGGATGGTGGTATCTTTATCCCCCACAACGCCCGCCGCTTCCCCGGTTACGACGTTGAGGCGAAGGAGTTGGACGCTGAGGTCCTCCGCAACTACATCTACGGTGGTCACATTGCCGAGTTCATGGAGTCGCTGGAAGAGGAGGATGACGAGCGCTTCAAGAAGCACTTCTCGTCGTACCTGAACGACGACATTGGCAGTGAGGACATTGAAGAGATCTACGAGAAGGCCTACGAGGCCATCCGTGAGGACCCTGACTTCAAGCCCACTGAGAAGTCGAAGGACTGGGCGGCTGAGTCGAAGAAGTTCAGGCAGCCCAAGCTCACGtacgagcagcgcaaggagcGTGTCCAGAAGAAGATCGCTGCCTTCCAGGACGCTTTCAacctcgacgacgagtaA
- a CDS encoding cofilin: MSSGVKVSQECLEQFQSLKLGRKTKYIIYTLSPDNTEIVVSKTSDSSNYDDFLAELPPAECRYAIYDFEFQKGDEGKRNKICFFTWSPDESKVKQKMLYASSKEALRKALVGIATEIQGTDLSEVSYEAVLEKVMRSTF, translated from the exons ATG TCTTCGGGTGTAAAAGTAAGCCAAGAGTGTCTTGAGCAGTTTCAGTCGCTGAAGCTGGGCCGAAAGACCAAGTACATCATCTACACGCTTTCGCCAGACAATACTGAGATTGTTGTGTCCAAGACGAGTGACTCGTCCAACTACGATGATTTCCTTGCTGAGCTTCCACCTGCGGAATGCCGCTATGCCATCTACGACTTTGAGTTTCAGAAGGGTGATGAGGGTAAGCGCAACAAGATTTGCTTCTTCACATGGTCGCCTGACGAATCCAAGGTGAAGCAAAAAATGCTCtacgcgtcgtcgaaggaggCTCTGCGTAAGGCTCTTGTGGGTATTGCCACCGAGATCCAGGGCACGGACCTGAGCGAAGTTTCGtacgaggccgtgctggaGAAagtgatgcgctcgacgttTTAA
- a CDS encoding GATA zinc finger, producing MAISTSLSHSKDLYQLDSKLYKPRLPRTTEIMPNFPPNDIASSYRGTNASIGIVSEDRPGPAGALDKSSAADAPAVNMYRSTAIMPSRTPSMSGSLASPSPPPPAPTPAPVPSHVPDIPDQAPVPVSRPGRSTEAPPSYASCTASRNYASVLPWSVPTPSSSTSSEANAVYALERLHAAALALYNHVGEQLSVQHSMMRQEDVHTLLPLVSDINQEVRTLMSAYDYRAGRDVVDMAPYYPWMPNSSTSPYYSPVVSDERDSKLMRMDDDPLGTVRRRNIGQRNKAGSKYAARPDARVTSSTDDLIFAARLHGAHSSYAASANAYGKAATHEPSQPPAHMPKYRKRSRAPAPGVCHSCGHSDTPEWRRGPEGARTLCNACGLHFAKLVRRRTLEYANAAPGTPIPPVTIAELRQSTNVDVRSSSVAPMNDERVRIGSIKGSAVCSYDETAPSDPSRTPHTSHERALADAPHDPPSTMHTVSSETAEQ from the coding sequence ATGGCCATATCGACGTCCTTGTCGCATAGCAAAGACCTTTATCAACTTGATTCAAAATTGTACAAACCACGCTTGCCTCGAACGACTGAGATTATGCCGAATTTCCCCCCGAATGATATTGCATCGTCGTACCGAGGCACTAATGCCTCAATTGGTATTGTGTCGGAGGACAGGCCAGGACCAGCAGGAGCACTCGACAAGAGTTCAGCTGCCGATGCACCAGCCGTCAATATGTACCGGTCCACCGCGATCATGCCATCCAGAACACCTAGCATGTCAGGCTCCCTAGCTTCGCCATCACCACCACCCCCCGCACCCACCccggcgcctgtgccatcACATGTTCCTGATATTCCTGATCAAGCACCTGTGCCTGTCTCCCGGCCGGGCAGGAGTACCGAAGCACCTCCTTCCTATGCTTCGTGCACTGCTAGTCGAAACTATGCTAGCGTGCTGCCATGGTCTGTGCCCACACCATCGTCTTCCACGTCGTCTGAGGCGAACGCTGTATATGCTCTGGAACGCTTGCATGCTGCCGCATTAGCACTGTACAATCATGTCGGCGAACAGCTGAGCGTCCAGCATTCTATGATGCGACAGGAAGATGTGCATACGCTTCTTCCGCTCGTCTCTGATATCAACCAGGAAGTACGCACACTCATGTCTGCCTATGACTATCGCGCAGGTCGCGATGTGGTGGATATGGCTCCTTACTATCCCTGGATGCCCAATAGCAGCACGTCTCCGTATTACTCACCAGTGGTAAGCGATGAGCGTGACTCTAAGCTGATGCGAATGGACGACGATCCGCTTGGAACTGTGCGACGACGTAACATCGGTCAGCGGAACAAAGCCGGATCCAAGTATGCCGCGCGACCTGACGCGCGCGTAACGAGTAGTACTGACGATCTTATCTTTGCCGCTCGGTTGCATGGAGCGCACTCGTCGTATGCTGCTTCTGCCAACGCGTACGGAAAAGCGGCGACACACGAGCCCAGCCAACCACCCGCCCATATGCCCAAATATCGGAAACGAAGCcgcgcgccggcgcctggcGTATGCCATTCGTGCGGTCATAGCGACACACCCGAATGGCGTCGTGGTCCTGAGGGTGCACGAACGCTGTGCAATGCTTGTGGCTTGCACTTTGCCAAGCTCGTACGTCGTCGAACGCTCGAGTATGCCAATGCGGCTCCAGGCACGCCTATTCCGCCTGTCACCATTGCCGAGCTGCGGCAGTCGACGAACGTGGACGTTCGCTCCTCTAGCGTTGCTCCTATGAATGATGAACGCGTGCGTATTGGCTCGATCAAGGGCTCAGCAGTGTGCTCTTACGATGAGACGGCACCTTCCGACCCgtcacgcacgccgcacacATCGCATGAACGAGCGCTAGCCGACGCCCCGCATGACCCACCATCCACAATGCACACTGTGTCCTCGGAGACGGCCGAGCAATAG
- a CDS encoding prenylcysteine oxidase/farnesylcysteine lyase, which yields MVGLRSPVWLWATAVLCQAGYILSWQQEPFIVASSNISECPSYSRPELRVAIIGAGASGTTAAYLLSKAQERLHEVHMQGLPGCEGAVWPERVQTTVYERDRVGGRVHHVHPLDDLQQAPVEMGASILSSANQHILYATDKFGIKRVPPEQIHGGGYGLWNGKEVLIDQFSDTKWDQLRLYWRYGRSLSIAFQLMQRALTSFLQLYSPMFLQERSSPTSKSGFPWSSVKGLAHSLGLQDPSTVSTKNYYMSHKVSAAFVDEVINGVTRANYAQHVEHIHALAGMVSMAATNAFSMEGGNTQIFERMLAASGATVHTGIAGQVTGLMRMQGASSQWWVGTRDGRGSVFDAVIIATPWQSAHITLLNTEHTVPMFDMQQVHVTLVATDAPRPSQAYFGYAGTSQVPRTILTTQAPDGSVPEFLSLSYLREMHHVRHAGTTWDKLYLVKLFSLAPLSPQQLERILSGRIVWTRHHAWSAYPQLTPPSKWPSFHVAQNLYNINAMERWVSTVETSTIAAKNTVASLLQNWLGAGFVLGQNCTWESASVAAHWDTWGCT from the coding sequence ATGGTTGGACTTCGCAGTCCTGTCTGGCTGTGGGCCACTGCGGTCCTTTGTCAGGCAGGGTACATTCTGTCTTGGCAACAAGAGCCATTTATAGTAGCGTCATCCAACATATCTGAATGCCCGTCTTACTCACGCCCTGAGCTCCGTGTAGCGATCATCGGTGCTGGTGCATCGGGCACGACAGCTGCCTACCTGCTATCTAAGGCACAAGAGCGACTACATGAGGTGCATATGCAAGGGTTGCCTGGATGCGAGGGTGCCGTATGGCCTGAACGCGTGCAAACGACCGTGTACGAGCGTGATCGTGTGGGTGGGCGTGTGCATCATGTGCATCCGCTGGACGACCTGCAGCAGGCACCCGTGGAAATGGGTGCTAGCATCCTATCGAGTGCGAACCAGCACATCCTGTATGCTACTGACAAGTTTGGCATAAAGCGCGTACCACCTGAACAGATTCACGGTGGTGGCTACGGTCTTTGGAACGGAAAAGAGGTGCTGATCGATCAATTTTCTGATACAAAATGGGATCAACTTCGGCTGTATTGGCGGTACGGGCGCAGTCTGTCTATTGCTTTCCAGCTCATGCAACGCGCTCTCACATCGTTTCTGCAATTATACTCCCCAATGTTTTTGCAGGAAAGGTCCAGTCCCACCTCCAAGTCAGGCTTTCCGTGGTCTAGCGTGAAAGGCCTCGCGCACAGTCTGGGGCTGCAGGATCCTAGCACCGTATCAACCAAAAACTATTATATGTCGCACAAGGTATCAGCGGCCTTCGTGGATGAAGTGATAAATGGCGTCACACGCGCCAATTATGCTCAACATGTCGAGCACATCCATGCATTGGCCGGTATGGTATCTATGGCCGCCACAAATGCATTTTCTATGGAAGGCGGGAATACCCAGATATTCGAGCGGATGCTAGCAGCTAGTGGTGCCACCGTCCACACGGGCATAGCAGGCCAAGTGACTGGCCtgatgcgcatgcaagGCGCGTCGTCTCAGTGGTGGGTCGGTACACGCGACGGGCGTGGCAGCGTGTTTGATGCCGTGATCATTGCGACGCCCTGGCAGTCTGCTCATATCACACTGCTGAATACGGAGCACACGGTGCCTATGTTCGACATGCAACAAGTGCATGTCACGCTCGTTGCCACGGATGCACCCCGGCCTAGCCAAGCATATTTTGGCTACGCGGGCACATCTCAAGTGCCGCGAACCATTCTTACTACACAGGCGCCAGATGGTTCTGTGCCTGAATTTTTGTCGCTCAGCTACCTCCGCGAAATGCACCATGTCCGCCACGCTGGAACAACATGGGACAAACTCTATCTTGTCAAGCTCTTTTCCCTCGCACCATTGTCGCCCCAACAGCTGGAACGCATATTGTCCGGCCGCATTGTGTGGACCAGACACCACGCATGGAGCGCATATCCCCAACTTACGCCGCCTTCCAAATGGCCCTCATTCCACGTGGCTCAGAACCTGTACAACATCAACGCCATGGAGCGGTGGGTCTCTACCGTCGAGACAAGCACCATCGCCGCGAAGAACACGGTGGCATCCCTACTGCAAAACTGGCTCGGTGCGGGCTTCGTACTTGGCCAAAACTGCACGTGGGAGTCTGCCAGCGTCGCTGCCCATTGGGACACATGGGGTTGTACGTGA
- a CDS encoding NADH dehydrogenase (ubiquinone) 1 alpha subcomplex subunit 4, which translates to MVSPNTARKGIQWSKIMPVEVYPIVAVSVLAVGGATWYLTRLARSPDVIWDKKNNPTPWNNVEPGTQYKLLNITGEFDKKYKRDRL; encoded by the exons ATGGTCTCGCCCAACACTGCTAGGAAAGGCATCCAATGGTCTAAGAT TATGCCTGTTGAAGTGTACCCCATCGTCGCTGTCTCGGTCCTGGCCGTCGGCGGTGCTACGTGGTACCTTACGCGTCTCGCACGCTCGCCTGATGTGATTTGGGACAAGAAG AACAACCCTACTCCCTGGAACAACGTGGAGCCGGGCACTCAATATAAGCTGTTGAACATTACG GGCGAGTTTGACAAGAAGTACAAGCGCGACCGTCTTTGA
- a CDS encoding large subunit ribosomal protein L15e gives MGAYKYLEELYKKKQSDVLRFLLRVRCWEYRQLNVVHRASGPARPDKAHRLGYKAKQGYVIYRVRVRRGDRKKHAHKGATYGKPVRQGVNKLKPQRSLRALAEERVGRKVSNLRVLNSYWLNQDGVYKYFEVICVDPQHKAIRRDPRINWIVNPVHKHRECRGLTGAGKKSRGIGKGHGFHNTIGGGRNAAYRRREILHLRRYR, from the coding sequence ATGGGTGCCTACAAGTACCTTGAGGAGCTGTACAAGAAGAAGCAGAGCGATGTGCTCCGTTTCCTGCTGCGTGTTCGCTGCTGGGAGTACCGCCAGCTGAATGTGGTGCACCGCGCATCGGGTCCAGCACGTCCCGACAAGGCTCACCGCCTCGGTTACAAGGCCAAGCAGGGCTACGTCATTTAccgcgtgcgtgtgcgccgcggtGACCGTAAGAAGCACGCCCACAAGGGTGCCACGTACGGTAAGCCTGTGCGACAGGGTGTGAACAAGCTCAAGCCccagcgctcgctgcgtgcgttgGCTGAGGAACGCGTTGGTCGCAAGGTGTCGAACTTGCGTGTGCTTAATTCGTACTGGCTCAACCAGGATGGCGTGTACAAGTACTTTGAGGTCATTTGTGTCGACCCGCAGCACAAGGCTATCCGCCGCGACCCGCGCATCAACTGGATTGTCAACCCGGTGCACAAGCACCGCGAGTGCCGCGGTCTCACCGGCGCCGGCAAGAAGAGCCGTGGTATTGGCAAGGGCCACGGTTTCCACAACACGATCGGTGGTGGCCGGAACGCTGCCTACCGCAGGAGGGAGATCCTCCATCTGCGGCGCTACCGTTAA
- a CDS encoding delta14-sterol reductase: protein MSNKKDSAQADVLAPRSRELEFGGVLGALFITVTVPLTMYYLTFGCSPEMGCSLPLSASNAQALWTYARQQLVASFQDRMGWNLYYAWYMYCVVAWFVVDGKWVEGLPLRTGEKLRYKINALKTGAIALGFAMTIIFIKGPASFTLLYDHFPGLLSAALVNSILQAVYVYAASFHGKKLLALGGNSGNPIFDWFIGRELNPRIGEFDIKTFNELRPGLILWALLDISCVCHQYTKFGWVSDSIVLVTLFHIWYIADSLINESTILTQMDITTDGFGFMLSVGDLAWLPFTYCLQARFLAFHPIHLGWLGVLAILAVQFTGYYIFRVANLEKNEFRHGRNPKGLQYMTTSSGRKLLTSGWWGRSRHPNYLGDWIMGWAWCLPCGFSTPIPYFYVIYFAVLLWHRQLRDDDACRKKYGADWDVYCRRVPYRIIPYVY from the exons ATGTCGAACAAAAAGGACAGTGCACAGGCGGATGTCCTTGCGCCGCGCTCCAGGGAGCTCGAGTTCGGAGGGGTACTGGGTGCATTGTTCATTACGGTGACTGTGCCGCTCACCATGTACTATCTCACGTTTGGATGCAGTCCCGAGATGGGATGCTCGTTGCCCCTATCTGCTTCGAACGCTCAGGCCTTGTGGACCTATGCCCGTCAGCAGCTTGTGGCCAGTTTCCAAGACCGCATGGGATGGAACCTGTATTATGCATGGTACATGTACTGTGTCGTTGCATGGTTTGTGGTTGATGGTAAATGGGTCGAGGGCCTGCCTCTCCGCACAGGGGAAAAGCTCCGGTACAAGATCAATGCGCTCAAGACGGGCGCCATTGCTTTGGGATTTGCCATGACGATCATATTCATCAAGGGTCCGGCATCTTTCACGCTCTTGTATGATCACTTCCCTGGACTGCTCAGTGCTGCCTTGGTGAACTCGATTCTGCAGGCCGTCTATGTGTACGCTGCATCGTTTCATGGTAAAAAGCTCTTGGCCCTGGGAGGCAACAGCGGCAATCCCATCTTTGACTGGTTCATCGGCCGCGAGCTGAATCCTCGTATCGGTGAATTTGACATCAAGACCTTCAACGAGCTGCGTCCGGGTCTCATCCTTTGGGCGCTACTGGACATAAGCTGTGTGTGCCACCAATACACCAAGTTTGGTTGGGTCAGTGACAGCATTGTTCTTGTGACACTGTTCCACATTTGGTATATTGCCGATTCGCTCATCAATGAATCGACTATTCTCACACAAATGGACATTACGACAGATGGCTTCGGGTTCATGCTCAGTGTTGGCGACCTTGCTTGGCTACCATTCACGTACTGCTTACAAGCGCGCTTCCTGGCTTTCCATCCGATCCATCTCGGCTGGCTTGGTGTGCTAGCGATTCTCGCTGTTCAGTTCACAGGCTATTACATCTTCCGCGTGGCGAACCTTGAGAAGAATGAGTTCCGTCATGGACGTAATCCCAAAG GACTGCAATACATGACGACGTCTAGCGGACGTAAACTACTCACTTCAGGATGGTGGGGCAGAAGTCGTCACCCCAACTACCTCGGCGACTGGATTATGGGCTGGGCGTGGTGTTTGCCGTGTGGCTTTAGCACACCGATCCCCTACTTTTACGTCATCTACTTCGCCGTGCTGCTTTGGCACCGTCAGTTGCGCGATGATGATGCATGCCGCAAGAAGTATGGAGCAGA CTGGGACGTTTAC TGCCGACGTGTTCCATACCGCATCATCCCATACGTATACTAA